DNA from Triplophysa rosa linkage group LG12, Trosa_1v2, whole genome shotgun sequence:
AAACATCTGCCGAGAGTCTCCACCAGTCAACTGTTCCAAAGGCCAACAAATTCCAGCTATATAAACTATTTTCAAACTGGAAGCTTTGTGTCAGAAAACAACTGAAACTAAAAAGGAGCATACCAATGTGTCCGAGATAAACCCTTTATCAGCACTATGATATATAAGTCAATGAGATACCAGACAAGGTccagttttaaaaacaaagcaatgtaCATCAACATAATTaagggctgcataacgattaatcgcgactaatcgtttgcagaataaaagtttttgtttacataatatatgttggtgtactgtgtgtgataattatgtatttataaatacacacacatggatgcatgattttaagaaaaaatatatttaatatttatatataatataaattatatatataaatataaaacatatcaaaagttACATATGTCTtaatcatatacagtacatgcatgtacgtgtatttatatatacataattatcacacgcagtacaccaacatatattatgtaaacaaaaacgtttattctgcaaacaattagtcgcgattaatcgttatgcagccaGCAATAATGcatacatttcatgtttttgttgcatGTTTTGTTGAAAAGGCCATACTGGCAACCATAAAGCCATATTCAATGTGCTTTCCTGATGGGATATATCAGTGGACAACAGGAAGCACAAGATCACATGATAAACTGCTAAAAAACATCATGTGATATTATGTTAATACACAAACACTTCATAAAGCGCCCTACACTACCacttgaaacaaacaaacaaaaatctaaaatgaATGACATGGCAAAATAAGATACCTACCCCTCCTAATTCATCCGGCCTGACAAACATGTTGCACATACTGGGGGACAGACTGCTGGTCTCTATGTCACTCCCTGTGAAATCATCCTCCGACTCCTCAAACGATGATGCAGAGGATAAACCTGCAGATGAGGAGCTGGATAGTTTCCTGTGGAACAGAGAGGGCGCAGGAGAGCCTCCGCATCCGCTGTCCGAGCAGGGCGAGTCCTCATCGTGATGCAAGTCCAGTGAAAACCCACCCATGCTTAACGTTAGATCACTTATTTGCGGACTGTCTTGACCAGGATCTAAATCATCATGAGTTACTATAAGTTTAGGAATAGTTCCTGTGAACGGGCTTGCGACTTGCTCCACGGGACTAGAGAGAGGCTGGTCCTCCTCTCCGTGCTTAAACGTGTCACATCGCCAAGTCGGCACTGAGGTTTTTAGCGCGCCCGGTGCAGAAGTGACACCAGGAGTTTTGGTCATTTCTTTATCTAACCGAGACGAACAACTAAACACGCAGTTCGTAGCCTCTACCGCGACACAGTCCGGCGTGTTCAGGCACTCGATCGCACTCGAACCCGCGCCCGGAGTCACGGCAACTCCTTCCGACACTCGTTCCATGTCCACCCGTAAGACGCAACACTCATGGTTCTCTCCCCGCAGTCCTTCGCTCTCTCCGCTTTGGGAATCCGACACGGAACCAAAGCTCGCATCGATCGATAAGCTCGTCTCCCCTTTCAAAAGTGTCAAGTTTTCACGCACATGTTGCTTGCTGCAAGAACGCTCGTTCAAAAGCAACGCTTTCGGCGTATGTGTGCTTATATCCGCGCACTTTCCCACTTTCGAGTTGTCCTGCCAGCACGTGTGAACGCTTCGGAGCTCCTTAGTTTTCATCGAATTGTCGTCTAACCGGTCACCGGTTTTTGTCAAACAAACAAGTCCTCGTACGCGTACTTTTTTAGCTCTAGCTTGAGCTGCGTTGTGACCGCCGCCGCTACTGCTGCTGCTACTGAAGGATTGGCCCATTCTGCACACCGTACACATCACTCACACGAAGCCATTTAAACGCCACGCCCACTGTCGAACGCGCAACTCTGTCAAAAGTCATGACTGATCTGTCTGTGAAAGCAACATGAACAAAGATAACAACTATATGACGCACAGTTTCTTATGGCAGTAACatgacaagtaaaaaaaatcaataatatCAGTCACCACGATACTCTGATTCACCTAAAACACAACACTTCAAAAATCGATCTATATATTAATCCAACTCATATCCCTTTTTAAAAGGAGAACCAAAACCAAACATATAGTCACATATGTAATTTGCTAACACGAGTTGCTTTTTCCAAACAATCCGATTCAAGCATTTACCAGAACTGCCATATTTCAATATCATATAGGCTAGGCTACATCACGGGGAATCGTTAAAACAAACGTAGTCATTTGAAGATAATGTGACTTATCGTGATTGcatattataaaacataatgcTTTTATAGCTGGGATAAAGGTCAATAACTTTATGAAGGTGTATCTAAGTTTTAAACTTAGTTCTTGTGGTCCATCTCGATATTTGTCTCCCTCCCGTGTTGAAAGTGTGAAACGACGTCTATTGAGCAACGTACACAGTATTAAATGAACCGTGTTTGCGAACAATGTAGTGCATTATACACATACAGTCTGACCACAAGGTAGGGCCACATTCACCACAGTTACATCAGTATGTCAACACAGACACCAACGCAGCaacaaacattttgtttcaTGTATAAAGATCTCATGATTACTTGGTAATGGATGCTGTCTTAATAAACGTTTAGCCAAAGTTATTCAAATGTAGTGTCATTAAAATCTCTCAAAGTCTACAGAGATGCACAGTTCAATAAGGATTGATACAGAAACAAAGAAATACAGGAAGTGAGCTGGAGAAACCTGCTTTTGCTGTGAGGTTGTGCAAAAGCCACAACAATTGCAAACAAGTTTGCTTGCCTTGATGTATAACCACTGTCTGATGCTTGcatcaaaaaaatgaataacagAGATATACTCTTGAGATTGACTAGCTCATTCATTTGCTTCTTATGCAGCCAGATTGATCATGTCTAGAAAATTTAGTTTCATGATAAGaagaaaaaagctttttttacttattattttaGGGAAGTTACTTAAATATagtcaaaatgcaaaaaaaaactgaaatcacAGACAGAGGATAAACGCAGTACATTAGCTTTTAACAAGATTATTCCACCAAATAAGACAAATCTCAGGGAAAATCCAAATACACACTAGTCTTATTACAAAAGTCCGTTTTTAAACAACTTTTAGAATGTTTATTTAGTGTATAAGGTTGCATAACATTCACATAATTACTTTGTGTGTCTTATgaacttcttacatttgatAACAGATTGGATTTCACATTTATCACCATTCACAATAAGCACACAAACTGTAGCTTTTATTTTATAGATTAGTTGCTTCATTTAGAGTTTCGTGCTCAGAAGTGAATATAGGAAATTTGAACATCTCCTTCAATCTCCAGCATATCCACCTGAGTAAAGGCCTCGAACCGGTGGAAGAAATCACACAAATGCTGCCCATTCACAAAGATCTTAAACCTTCGGTGCCCACAGCGAATGGATaactgagaaagagagagaaagacagattgGTTATGACTGACTTATTTGGTTTATTTAGTGCTTCTGTGTGTATATTCCATAATTATA
Protein-coding regions in this window:
- the itpkcb gene encoding inositol-trisphosphate 3-kinase Cb, coding for MGQSFSSSSSSGGGHNAAQARAKKVRVRGLVCLTKTGDRLDDNSMKTKELRSVHTCWQDNSKVGKCADISTHTPKALLLNERSCSKQHVRENLTLLKGETSLSIDASFGSVSDSQSGESEGLRGENHECCVLRVDMERVSEGVAVTPGAGSSAIECLNTPDCVAVEATNCVFSCSSRLDKEMTKTPGVTSAPGALKTSVPTWRCDTFKHGEEDQPLSSPVEQVASPFTGTIPKLIVTHDDLDPGQDSPQISDLTLSMGGFSLDLHHDEDSPCSDSGCGGSPAPSLFHRKLSSSSSAGLSSASSFEESEDDFTGSDIETSSLSPSMCNMFVRPDELGGTKSWRKIKTMVHSPFVSFKKRYPWVQLAGHAGNFQAGENGKLLKKYCQCEQLCLQQLMNDKLRPFVPGYYGVVQHNDQDYNLMDDLLAEFDSPSIMDCKMGSRTYLEEELMKAREHPRLRKDMYEKMVAVDPSAPSPEERAQQAVLKPDYMQWRETLSSTATLGFRIEGIKKADGTCNTSFKKTKCKEQVMKALNDFVDGNTQLLRSYLQRLEELRCVLEISDFFKTHEVVGSSLLFVHDASGLARVWMIDFGKTVKLPSPQTLDHRTPWAEGNREDGYLWGLDNLIQIFGEMLQNS